A window from Osmia lignaria lignaria isolate PbOS001 chromosome 8, iyOsmLign1, whole genome shotgun sequence encodes these proteins:
- the PIG-A gene encoding phosphatidylinositol glycan anchor biosynthesis class A isoform X4, which yields MVSDFFYPNMGGVEEHIFNLSQCLLGFGHKVVVLTHSYGDRIGVRYMTNGLKVYYIPVKVFYNQCVLPTMICSIPLIRYIFIREEIQIVHGHSAFSALAHEGMLIGRLMGLKTTFTDHSLFGFADASAILTNKFLEISLSDCNHCICVSHTGKENTVLRANVLKEKVSVIPNAVDTTLFMPDIAKRDDNFITIVIVSRLVYRKGVDLLARIIPDICSRYDNVQFLIAGDGPKRWLIEEVRERNLLQHRVTLLGSLEHSQVRHVLNKGHIFLNTSLTEAYCMAIVEAAACGLQVVSTKVGGIPEVLPEDLIYLVEPTVQALIEGLEFAIKDYREGNTKCPFEMNKRISLFYNWFNITKRTEIVYDLVKKESKMNLGEQLANYVRSGVLAYLLVVSLCYIILQILEIVVPRKYIDIAKDYIEINVIQSQGERKED from the exons aTGGTCTCTGATTTCTTTTATCCTAACATGGGTGGTGTGGAAgaacatatttttaatttatcccAATGTTTATTGGGATTTGGACACAAGGTTGTCGTGCTTACCCACTCGTACGGTGATAGAATTGGAGTACGTTACATGACAAATGGCCTGAAA GTATATTATATACCGGTAAAGGTATTTTATAATCAGTGTGTTCTACCAACAATGATTTGTTCAATTCCTCTTATTAGATATATCTTTATAAGGGAAGAAATTCAGATAGTACACGGCCATTCTGCATTCTCTGCTCTTGCTCATGAGGGAATGTTAATTGGTCGATTAATGGGACTGAAA ACTACTTTCACAGATCATTCACTTTTTGGTTTCGCTGATGCATCTGCTATCTTAACAAATAAATTCCTAGAAATATCATTATCTGATTGCAATCATTGTATATGCGTATCCCATACTGGAAAAGAGAACACTGTATTAAGAGCAAACGTTCTGAAAGAGAAGGTTTCTGTTATTCCAAACGCAGTAGATACCACCTTATTCATGCCTGATATTGCTAAACGAGATGATAATTTTA TTACGATAGTCATAGTATCCCGCTTAGTATATCGAAAAGGTGTGGACTTATTAGCTCGCATTATACCCGATATTTGTAGTCGATACGACAACGTACAATTTCTAATTGCTGGAGATGGTCCTAAGAGATGGCTGATAGAAGAGGTGCGAGAAAGAAACTTGTTACAGCATAGAGTTACGTTACTTGGGAGTTTGGAACATTCTCAAGTCAGACATGTCTTGAATAAAGGGCATATATTCCTCAACACAAGTTTAACCGAAGCTTACTGCATGGCAATTGTTGAAGCAGCTGCATGCGg TTTACAAGTTGTTTCAACAAAAGTTGGTGGTATACCCGAAGTCCTGCCTGaagatttaatttatttagtaGAACCTACAGTGCAGGCCCTTATCGAAGGACTGGAATTTGCAATAAAAGATTACAGAGAAGGCAATACTAAATGTCCAtttgaaatgaataaaagaataagtttattttataattggttTAATATCACCAAAAGAACCGAGATAGTCTATGATCTGGtaaagaaagaaagtaaaatgAATTTAGGTGAACAATTAGCTAATTATGTTCGAAGTGGTGTATTAGCATACCTGCTGGTGGTATCTTTGTgctatattattttacaaattttagaaattgttgTTCCAAGAAAG TACATTGATATTGCGAAAGATTACATCGAGATCAACGTTATACAGTCTCAGGGAGAACGAAAAGAAGattag
- the PIG-A gene encoding phosphatidylinositol glycan anchor biosynthesis class A isoform X1, whose product MAKDAFFSVICCKKLTDIERVIKNMKSMVSDFFYPNMGGVEEHIFNLSQCLLGFGHKVVVLTHSYGDRIGVRYMTNGLKVYYIPVKVFYNQCVLPTMICSIPLIRYIFIREEIQIVHGHSAFSALAHEGMLIGRLMGLKTTFTDHSLFGFADASAILTNKFLEISLSDCNHCICVSHTGKENTVLRANVLKEKVSVIPNAVDTTLFMPDIAKRDDNFITIVIVSRLVYRKGVDLLARIIPDICSRYDNVQFLIAGDGPKRWLIEEVRERNLLQHRVTLLGSLEHSQVRHVLNKGHIFLNTSLTEAYCMAIVEAAACGLQVVSTKVGGIPEVLPEDLIYLVEPTVQALIEGLEFAIKDYREGNTKCPFEMNKRISLFYNWFNITKRTEIVYDLVKKESKMNLGEQLANYVRSGVLAYLLVVSLCYIILQILEIVVPRKYIDIAKDYIEINVIQSQGERKED is encoded by the exons ATGGCCAAAGATGCGTTTTTTTCAGTAATATGTTGTAAAAAATTGACTGACATTGaacgagtaattaaaaatatgaaaag taTGGTCTCTGATTTCTTTTATCCTAACATGGGTGGTGTGGAAgaacatatttttaatttatcccAATGTTTATTGGGATTTGGACACAAGGTTGTCGTGCTTACCCACTCGTACGGTGATAGAATTGGAGTACGTTACATGACAAATGGCCTGAAA GTATATTATATACCGGTAAAGGTATTTTATAATCAGTGTGTTCTACCAACAATGATTTGTTCAATTCCTCTTATTAGATATATCTTTATAAGGGAAGAAATTCAGATAGTACACGGCCATTCTGCATTCTCTGCTCTTGCTCATGAGGGAATGTTAATTGGTCGATTAATGGGACTGAAA ACTACTTTCACAGATCATTCACTTTTTGGTTTCGCTGATGCATCTGCTATCTTAACAAATAAATTCCTAGAAATATCATTATCTGATTGCAATCATTGTATATGCGTATCCCATACTGGAAAAGAGAACACTGTATTAAGAGCAAACGTTCTGAAAGAGAAGGTTTCTGTTATTCCAAACGCAGTAGATACCACCTTATTCATGCCTGATATTGCTAAACGAGATGATAATTTTA TTACGATAGTCATAGTATCCCGCTTAGTATATCGAAAAGGTGTGGACTTATTAGCTCGCATTATACCCGATATTTGTAGTCGATACGACAACGTACAATTTCTAATTGCTGGAGATGGTCCTAAGAGATGGCTGATAGAAGAGGTGCGAGAAAGAAACTTGTTACAGCATAGAGTTACGTTACTTGGGAGTTTGGAACATTCTCAAGTCAGACATGTCTTGAATAAAGGGCATATATTCCTCAACACAAGTTTAACCGAAGCTTACTGCATGGCAATTGTTGAAGCAGCTGCATGCGg TTTACAAGTTGTTTCAACAAAAGTTGGTGGTATACCCGAAGTCCTGCCTGaagatttaatttatttagtaGAACCTACAGTGCAGGCCCTTATCGAAGGACTGGAATTTGCAATAAAAGATTACAGAGAAGGCAATACTAAATGTCCAtttgaaatgaataaaagaataagtttattttataattggttTAATATCACCAAAAGAACCGAGATAGTCTATGATCTGGtaaagaaagaaagtaaaatgAATTTAGGTGAACAATTAGCTAATTATGTTCGAAGTGGTGTATTAGCATACCTGCTGGTGGTATCTTTGTgctatattattttacaaattttagaaattgttgTTCCAAGAAAG TACATTGATATTGCGAAAGATTACATCGAGATCAACGTTATACAGTCTCAGGGAGAACGAAAAGAAGattag
- the PIG-A gene encoding phosphatidylinositol glycan anchor biosynthesis class A isoform X3 yields the protein MSTLKHKICMVSDFFYPNMGGVEEHIFNLSQCLLGFGHKVVVLTHSYGDRIGVRYMTNGLKVYYIPVKVFYNQCVLPTMICSIPLIRYIFIREEIQIVHGHSAFSALAHEGMLIGRLMGLKTTFTDHSLFGFADASAILTNKFLEISLSDCNHCICVSHTGKENTVLRANVLKEKVSVIPNAVDTTLFMPDIAKRDDNFITIVIVSRLVYRKGVDLLARIIPDICSRYDNVQFLIAGDGPKRWLIEEVRERNLLQHRVTLLGSLEHSQVRHVLNKGHIFLNTSLTEAYCMAIVEAAACGLQVVSTKVGGIPEVLPEDLIYLVEPTVQALIEGLEFAIKDYREGNTKCPFEMNKRISLFYNWFNITKRTEIVYDLVKKESKMNLGEQLANYVRSGVLAYLLVVSLCYIILQILEIVVPRKYIDIAKDYIEINVIQSQGERKED from the exons ATGAGTACcttaaaacataaaatatg taTGGTCTCTGATTTCTTTTATCCTAACATGGGTGGTGTGGAAgaacatatttttaatttatcccAATGTTTATTGGGATTTGGACACAAGGTTGTCGTGCTTACCCACTCGTACGGTGATAGAATTGGAGTACGTTACATGACAAATGGCCTGAAA GTATATTATATACCGGTAAAGGTATTTTATAATCAGTGTGTTCTACCAACAATGATTTGTTCAATTCCTCTTATTAGATATATCTTTATAAGGGAAGAAATTCAGATAGTACACGGCCATTCTGCATTCTCTGCTCTTGCTCATGAGGGAATGTTAATTGGTCGATTAATGGGACTGAAA ACTACTTTCACAGATCATTCACTTTTTGGTTTCGCTGATGCATCTGCTATCTTAACAAATAAATTCCTAGAAATATCATTATCTGATTGCAATCATTGTATATGCGTATCCCATACTGGAAAAGAGAACACTGTATTAAGAGCAAACGTTCTGAAAGAGAAGGTTTCTGTTATTCCAAACGCAGTAGATACCACCTTATTCATGCCTGATATTGCTAAACGAGATGATAATTTTA TTACGATAGTCATAGTATCCCGCTTAGTATATCGAAAAGGTGTGGACTTATTAGCTCGCATTATACCCGATATTTGTAGTCGATACGACAACGTACAATTTCTAATTGCTGGAGATGGTCCTAAGAGATGGCTGATAGAAGAGGTGCGAGAAAGAAACTTGTTACAGCATAGAGTTACGTTACTTGGGAGTTTGGAACATTCTCAAGTCAGACATGTCTTGAATAAAGGGCATATATTCCTCAACACAAGTTTAACCGAAGCTTACTGCATGGCAATTGTTGAAGCAGCTGCATGCGg TTTACAAGTTGTTTCAACAAAAGTTGGTGGTATACCCGAAGTCCTGCCTGaagatttaatttatttagtaGAACCTACAGTGCAGGCCCTTATCGAAGGACTGGAATTTGCAATAAAAGATTACAGAGAAGGCAATACTAAATGTCCAtttgaaatgaataaaagaataagtttattttataattggttTAATATCACCAAAAGAACCGAGATAGTCTATGATCTGGtaaagaaagaaagtaaaatgAATTTAGGTGAACAATTAGCTAATTATGTTCGAAGTGGTGTATTAGCATACCTGCTGGTGGTATCTTTGTgctatattattttacaaattttagaaattgttgTTCCAAGAAAG TACATTGATATTGCGAAAGATTACATCGAGATCAACGTTATACAGTCTCAGGGAGAACGAAAAGAAGattag
- the PIG-A gene encoding phosphatidylinositol glycan anchor biosynthesis class A isoform X2, with protein sequence MAKDAFFSVICCKKLTDIERVIKNMKSMVSDFFYPNMGGVEEHIFNLSQCLLGFGHKVVVLTHSYGDRIGVRYMTNGLKVYYIPVKVFYNQCVLPTMICSIPLIRYIFIREEIQIVHGHSAFSALAHEGMLIGRLMGLKTTFTDHSLFGFADASAILTNKFLEISLSDCNHCICVSHTGKENTVLRANVLKEKVSVIPNAVDTTLFMPDIAKRDDNFIIVSRLVYRKGVDLLARIIPDICSRYDNVQFLIAGDGPKRWLIEEVRERNLLQHRVTLLGSLEHSQVRHVLNKGHIFLNTSLTEAYCMAIVEAAACGLQVVSTKVGGIPEVLPEDLIYLVEPTVQALIEGLEFAIKDYREGNTKCPFEMNKRISLFYNWFNITKRTEIVYDLVKKESKMNLGEQLANYVRSGVLAYLLVVSLCYIILQILEIVVPRKYIDIAKDYIEINVIQSQGERKED encoded by the exons ATGGCCAAAGATGCGTTTTTTTCAGTAATATGTTGTAAAAAATTGACTGACATTGaacgagtaattaaaaatatgaaaag taTGGTCTCTGATTTCTTTTATCCTAACATGGGTGGTGTGGAAgaacatatttttaatttatcccAATGTTTATTGGGATTTGGACACAAGGTTGTCGTGCTTACCCACTCGTACGGTGATAGAATTGGAGTACGTTACATGACAAATGGCCTGAAA GTATATTATATACCGGTAAAGGTATTTTATAATCAGTGTGTTCTACCAACAATGATTTGTTCAATTCCTCTTATTAGATATATCTTTATAAGGGAAGAAATTCAGATAGTACACGGCCATTCTGCATTCTCTGCTCTTGCTCATGAGGGAATGTTAATTGGTCGATTAATGGGACTGAAA ACTACTTTCACAGATCATTCACTTTTTGGTTTCGCTGATGCATCTGCTATCTTAACAAATAAATTCCTAGAAATATCATTATCTGATTGCAATCATTGTATATGCGTATCCCATACTGGAAAAGAGAACACTGTATTAAGAGCAAACGTTCTGAAAGAGAAGGTTTCTGTTATTCCAAACGCAGTAGATACCACCTTATTCATGCCTGATATTGCTAAACGAGATGATAATTTTA TCATAGTATCCCGCTTAGTATATCGAAAAGGTGTGGACTTATTAGCTCGCATTATACCCGATATTTGTAGTCGATACGACAACGTACAATTTCTAATTGCTGGAGATGGTCCTAAGAGATGGCTGATAGAAGAGGTGCGAGAAAGAAACTTGTTACAGCATAGAGTTACGTTACTTGGGAGTTTGGAACATTCTCAAGTCAGACATGTCTTGAATAAAGGGCATATATTCCTCAACACAAGTTTAACCGAAGCTTACTGCATGGCAATTGTTGAAGCAGCTGCATGCGg TTTACAAGTTGTTTCAACAAAAGTTGGTGGTATACCCGAAGTCCTGCCTGaagatttaatttatttagtaGAACCTACAGTGCAGGCCCTTATCGAAGGACTGGAATTTGCAATAAAAGATTACAGAGAAGGCAATACTAAATGTCCAtttgaaatgaataaaagaataagtttattttataattggttTAATATCACCAAAAGAACCGAGATAGTCTATGATCTGGtaaagaaagaaagtaaaatgAATTTAGGTGAACAATTAGCTAATTATGTTCGAAGTGGTGTATTAGCATACCTGCTGGTGGTATCTTTGTgctatattattttacaaattttagaaattgttgTTCCAAGAAAG TACATTGATATTGCGAAAGATTACATCGAGATCAACGTTATACAGTCTCAGGGAGAACGAAAAGAAGattag